GGGCCGTGTACACGGCTCTGGGCTACCACTGGCCCTTTGGCGTGGCTCTGTGCAAGATCAGCAGCTACGTGGTTCTGGTCAACATGTACGCCAGTGTCTTCTGCCTCACCTGCCTCAGCTTTGACCGCTACCTGGCCATCGTCCACTCTCTGTCCAGCAGCAGGTTAAGGTCAAGGGCCACCATGCTGGCGTCCCTCGGTGCCATATGGCTGCTGTCCGGACTGCTGGCTCTCCCCACGCTGCTCTTCCGCACCACGGTCAGCGACCAGAACAGCAACCGGACCACTTGCGCCATGGACTTCAGCCTGGTGACCCTCAACCAGAAGCACGAGTACTTCTGGATCGCCGGGCTCAGTTTGTCCTCCTCGGCTCTGGGCTTCCTCCTTCCTTTCCTGGCCATGACCATCTTCTACTGCTTCATTGGCTGTACCGTCACACGCCACTTCAACAACCTGCGCAAAGAGGACCAGAAGAAGAAAAGGCTGCTGAAGATCATCACCACCCTGGTAGTCGTCTTCGCCATCTGCTGGACTCCCTTCCACGTCTTGAAGAGCATGGATGCCCTGTCCTACCTGAACTTGGCCCCGAACTCCTGCGGCTTCCTGCGCTTCCTGCTTCTGGCTCACCCGTATGCGACTTGCTTGGCCTACGTCAACAGCTGCCTCAACCCGTTCCTGTACGCTTTCTTTGACCTGCGCTTTCGCTCACAGTGCCTGTGCCTGTTCAACCTGAAGAAGGCCATGCACGGCCACATGAGTTCCATGTCATCCACGCTGAGTGCTCAGACTCAGAAGTCCGAGATTCAATCTCTAGCCACCAAAGTGTAGAGAGGATGGCCAAATGTGGAGCAAAGAGGGAGCCGTGGAACAGTCCCAGCTCCAGCTACTGGaacacttgtaaaaaaaaaaaaaaacaacataataatACAGAGTTTACATGTCCGTCTGCTCTGATAAGATGAGAAGATGAACTTTGACGTGCTCCCACTCATTGTTTTCCATCATTTCAAGTGGACTTGGAAGGCAGGAGCCAGCTGGCTGAGCTCCTTTGCTGCTTCATTCTTCCTCCTTTTCTTTGAATTGTGAATCAATTCACGgggtaaaaaaaagatgaatgacaCTGGATGAATTTTAAAGGTGTACAGTTATTTTCATACcatgacattgttttgttttagaaGCACTTGTACTGAATGTGTATACTGTATATAGCCTcctttaaaatgtgttttcaaGCTACAGGAGAGATGAGATCATGAGAGAAACGCAAAGGTGTCGCAGCTTAATGATAATAGATTTTGCCGTGGAGACAGGGAGGTgggaggtggtggggggggtggcAGATGGCAGATGACAAATGTTGTTGTTGGGGGGGCAGGAATCGGGTGTTGGGCTGGGTGGAAGGGTGCAGCGTGGCCTCAACACTAAAGGGGCTCTATGTAACTGATGAATTTCGATGTGTTATATTTTTGCCATCACTGTTACTAACTACTGTATTAAAGATGTGTTCTATGAAACCAAGATGTCGCCTCTTGATTGCGTGTGAATGCTACCGTTGCACCACAAAAAttttaaatgaaaagaaaaggcAGAACAAAAGACGCCCTTTAAAAGTGTCTTTCAACATGCAGTTAGTTTCATTGCCCCGTCCTGTTTTTTTGGCTGATATATATCTCCAGCTTTGTTATGAATGTCTTGCAGTTGGTTTACACTTTCAGACTAATACGTAGATCTCTAATCTCTATTGATTCACAGTCAGTATCCAGACTGTAACCAAATTATGCAAAGCTGAAAGTGTGTATTCAGTGCTCACCTGTGACTGATGGGCTTTTTTCTTGTGGCGCACgatatttaaatacatttactATATTGTCCATATCCACTTAAATGCAAACTTTCTTTTCCTTTAATGCAAAACGATCTGAatgattttaattaattaattgttgTGTatgcttctttcttttttgaaaATTAATTGAAGAAATCATACAATTTGGAGGAATCTGCTTTTAATTGCACGGTGACAATATGTAAGTGTGCATAAAAATTCAGAGCAAGTCCAATAAAAACCTGATTTCGAAACAATACGTTTTTATCAAGCCTGAGACTCTTCAGAGGAGTGCTTTGATTTGCAGAGACATAATGACTGTTTAGAGATGGTGGAGGGAGGAAATGGGGCTCTAATCCTGGCAGAAGCTGAGCCAGTGAACAAGTCAATATTTGTCTGTGGTGACAAGAGATTGCAGTTAGAGCGCTTGTCGGGCTGCAAAGGGGGGCTGGTGTGGGGATGGGGGGGCAGGTCGAGGAGGATGGAGGTCTTCTCGCATGAGGGAAATATAATGCAGTGCAGAATTTGGAAGAAACTACAGCGTCACACTTGTGTCTTTTGCCTCGCACATGAAAGCAGCAATATGTGTGAAACTCTGAAGGCCGATCATGTAGTATCTGGTCTTTGTTGCGTGACTGCTTGCATGTTACATGTGTGTTCTGTGCAGAGCCTCGCATTGTCCAATCACATGAATGCCTTTTGGTTGGGATTTATGAGTGCACTTCTCTATCCTGAGTTTAAAGGCAAACCGTCTTTTGCGGCATCCTAAAACAATTTTACTATGAGAAAGGCCCAAAGCCCTCATCCACTTCATATTTGCAGACCATTGATAATATCACATCGGAATGAGACGGCGCCAATAATACATGCAGGGCTGTCTGAATGTTATTATTAGTGAGATGAGCTGGGCTCACAACTTGTCTGATGCGGTTAGCGCCACCACTTCAATACTGGATAAGTCAGCCAGAAGACCAGCTGACCCAAGCATCGCATAGGGAAGAGGTGGGAGGCGAGGGAAGGGGGCGGCGTGTCTATAGGAAATGGCTCTGCTCGGAAAAACAACAGTTGTATGCTTCAGAAAACACTTGAACATTGTCCGTGCTTGTGTGTGGCCTGTGAGAACAATTGCAAAATGAGAGTTCATCTGGTGATGATGATTTATTATTATCTATGGAGgttactggaaaaaaaatgactttgatcAACTGTTTCACAAATACTGTAGGAATGTATGGAAGGCACATTTTGATTATCAACTCCATCTTAGGTGTTAATGTTTTAATACTGTACATGTTTGTCACTTAGCAAGGTTGTCTTTGGAGCTTAACCTATTTCCGTAAGACATAGAAAAATAACACATCAAATGTACGAACTGATCTGAAAAAAGAAGCATTTTGAAGTTTTAAGTTATTTTCTTATTTGCTGATATAATTTAATAATCAGATGTAAAATTGTTTACACCACATGGTAATCATAATCAAAACGTGTCATCATTCTGAGAATTTACCCCTCAATTACGAACTTGATAACTAATTAAATCCGACAGTAAAAATCAAAGTAGGTTACATTAGTAAAGCATAAAGCCGTGACATGAGCGAAAATTTATTCTTGTACTATCGATTCCAACATTGCTGTAGTTTGAAAACatgcaaaatgaaaaattatCTGCACTGTACAAACGTATTCAGTGGTGGTCATGTAAAGACATTtcttaatatataaataaataaatagataaatagataaatagataaatagataaatggataaatagataaataatttGTACAAAAACCAAAGAAATTCTTGAACATTCAATTCAATTTTGCATCCTCAAGGTTTAATATATAAAGACTACCATTCTTGAAATTATGACaatgttttggggggaattGAGAGCAGCATAAGTGTTGTTGTCAGTGAGAAGTGGACTAAACAAACCGACACAGGTGTGTGTTATCGGCATGTGAGCTGAGCTGTCATGCCCAAATGGGCCTTGCGAACAGCGCCACCAAAACACAAGTGTTTGCCACTCCTCAGATCTCCCTGCTGTTCTATCCCACCCAAGCAGCACCAAATgtactgtgtgtgtctgtgtgtgtgtgtgtgtgtgtgtgtgtgtgcgtacgtgtgcgtgtgtgtgcgtgtgtgtgtgtgtgttaatatgCACACGGATACACTGTAGACTGTCAACGCTTACCCGACTTTCTCTGTAGCGTTGTCCACCTGTTGCCAAAGGGACccactcatacacacacacacacacacacacacacacacacacacacacacacacacacacacactatatgcCCCTCTTTTCTATGTGATAGGCCCCAGAATTAACATAATTTACCATAACAAAGGTCAAATAACAGAAGTGTCATGAAGTTTCATAAAAGATAACATGAATACAGTACATACGTACAAATGACATGACATTCTGTTTTGTTGTCCTCTTTCTCTAAGGTGCTGTCTTGTCACATTAGAGCATTATAAAGGCCGTTGCTGGTCAGTCAGGGATTGACGCCTTGTGATGAGTAACTGTCCAAAGGATTAAGGATAACAATGTAGCGTTAATAACGTTAATAAGTGTCTCAGTCGGGGGGACTGCGAGGGGGCCCAGTGTCAGTCTAGACAGCATAGCCTCTGATGTGCCAAAACAAGACCCCCACAAAGGCAGGTTTTATTTCTGTTATACCACATCTTCCTTCAATGCTACTATGTTTGCTCGTCTCAGTTTTCTTTCTTCAAGGCAACTCTACGTGATAAAATCATTTTCATCATCTGATGCACGTAAACACACGTATACACACGTGACATTTCATACCTCTTCTAGAAATACATTCCAATCATGTGTTTGCTTTATGAAGCTAATTAATAACCCACTCCTAAGTATTATTCATTGTGCTAAcaataaatatgtaaaaataCTTGAATAAAAGAATACGTAGAAGGGGTATAACAACTCATTCCACTACATTTCAATTTAAGCCAGCTCACAGTACACTGTAATTCAAACAGTGATAGACTGCAAAAGTGGCTTTTGCATGAATTTTCTGCATTAGACACTGTTTGGCCTTTGTTTATTATGAGaccatttaaataataataacttcATAAAATGTAAGACCAACTTTAGGCTGATGAAGTACCATGTGCAGCAGAACATGACATCAGGGCAAGTGTGAGTCATGTAACCAAAGGTAGCAACTAGGCAGATTAttacattacatttttttatgatttaaacATTGGGGGAAACAACTGACCACAATAGCACCTTGGGCAGCCAGGGATGTCCAATGCCAGTTGAAACGGCAATTTTTGTGACCTTTAAAACAGCCGCAAAAACATAGCCAGCCAGTCGCAGGTCAACATTTAAATATTATTGTAATCGTCATTCAAATCTTTGTTTGAGCCTCaaattgttttctttctttgactGTGATGAATTTCCTTTTTCCTGATAGGGTccaaataaatgacaaataaaaaaggTTAGAGTAAACCATAAACATCAAACATgtgcgagaaaaaaaacaaaacagaaaattcaccaggggaaaaaagaaatggcACATGAGATGCTGGACAGTGACATTTTGTGtaagatttatttttgttaccaaataaatgtattttttttcagacaTACTAGCGCTACACACAAGTGACATAACAAGTGACATCTTACTTTTCCTCCCCATTCCAGCAAAAAAAGCTGCATGAATGAGAGCTCTGTTAGAAAACATCCTTTTATAGTACATGTTCAAACATCATAATGAACTTGTAGTTCTTTGATTGTATTGTTACGCTAAGTGATTAGCCATCCATTTGAAGAAGAGACCAGAGAGCCTCTTAATGCATAGTAATGATTAGTGTCGCCGGTTATAATTTAAGCTCGAGATGCTGCTTCCGAAGACAGCGGCGCCTTGGCCAGACCTGAATGTACTGGCCATGCGTCGCCTCCGGATGCGCTTGCTCTGGGCTCATCATCCCTTAGGACACAAAGATCCTCTTCACACGCTTCTCTATCCAGTCCATTGTGAAGCCCTCTTGCTCCAGGCCTAAATGCAGCTTCTGTTACCGCGGCTGGCCGCAGAAGCTACTTCAGCTGCTTGGGGCACTCAGGTGCTCATGTCCCCATTCTAAGTCACCAAAGGTTAATAAGGCTGGATTAACTTTTCTGCAGCTGAACCTTAATGGGGCTTTCATCCATTGTATTTTCTGATAAATGTACACTGGGCACAGCTGTATCCTCACCAGACAGCGTACAAACAGACATCAACAGCTTCAAAATGGCACAATACCATTTTTTTACAATATCTCGACGTGCTTATGAAGTTAAATAAGTAAGAAAGCAACATTTGTGTTTCAATGTCCACGAGCAAAGGGTAAAGCTCACCTCCTTGGATGTTGAATCCATGCCAGTGACCTGCTGCCACCTGTCGGACAAATGGTAAAAGTACAATAACGTCTCCAGGATGCCCTCTACAGGAAAGGGTGAGTGATGCGGTTGTACCAATGTACTGTAGGATTGGAGGCAATAATTTGCTGATACAGGTGAATAAATTTGTGAAAGTCAGGATTAGGAGGTAAGACATTTGTCCGTACACAGAACATTTCATTGAGTACATTTGCCACCAAATGAAAAGACTATATTTGGTCCCAGTCTAAAGAGAGtaaattttacatttattttttacgtAGTCATATTTACTTTCTTCTAATTGAGTTGAATGTAAACAGAGCGGGAGTGAATCAGAGTACATACATGAGGCTCTCATCAGTGTAACATGATCGTAGGAGTTCAGTTAAGTTAAAAAGCTAAGCTaagttgtctggggctttatgCCCCTGGCAGAGTCACGCATAGACCCCTTATGATGATCACTAGCATTGGCTCACGTTTTCCCTTGCCCGGTGGTGAGTCCCCGCGGCCCCTCTTTGGAGCAAGACCTGAATGTGGGGTTCGATGTGGCCAGGCCTGCACCCATGGGGCCTAGCCCAGCACAGCCCAAAATGACAACGTGGGAccacttcccatgggctcaccacctgtacgAGTGGCCAAAGGGTTCGGTTGCCCTGTGAGCTGGTCGGCGGCCAAAGGGACCTGGCAGTCCCATCCTCGGCTACAGAAGCTGGCCCTTGGGACATGAAATGTTACCAATCTTGTAGGGAAGGAGCCTGGGCTTATGTTCTTACTAGATCTAGTCAGATTTGGCCCCACACACAGTTTTGGCTCTGGTACCAGTCCTCTTGAGAGgggttggactctcttccactttaAAGTTGCCCCCTTCAATTTCACTGATAGGCCTTTCCATAAGGAAGAAGATTCTATGCATTCTGAGGTAGGCTCTCATCGCTGAGCTAGAACTCACTGAGATGTTTAAAAAGATCCTTAGTGGGAAAAGCTCCTCGCTAAAGTCTATTCAGGAGTACTGGAGGAGATGGTCACTCGGCTATGGTCATGACGAAAAGAAAAAGATTCCGGATATAAGCAGCTGAAATTAATTTCCTCTGCAGGGTATCTGGCAAAGGTGCTATAAGGTGAGAAGTTTTGTTGGAAGAAGCAGAGGAAGATGAGATCATTTAGCATCACTCTTTAATATCACAACATTGCTGACCACATAATCTACGCACCAATTACAGTTACATGTTTACAACAATATCAGGTcattgtttatatttgtttttgtagtGACCCTAACTTCAATAAATGGTCAGCCAATAGCTTTCAGTTGAATCACTTTCCTACTTTTGATTTTGGCCCAACAGTTTTTTTGCCCTTGTGCAATGGGGGCAAACTGGAGGGAAAGGCTTGCGAATCTGGTAGGACTTGCTGCCCGTTGAAGAGACCCCCGACTGTCTCAGCACAATTCGAGAGTTTTCCACCTTTGAGGAGCTCAGAGTCTCTGATCTTGCACGTGGGCCCACAATGACGGGCGGGGAAGTCTTGGGAATGATGGTGGTCATGGTCCGGGTCAAGGCTCGCCCTCTCTTAGACAAAGTAGGCGCTGAAGGCTTCTGTTTCTTGTCTTGTCCTTTGCTCTCTTGTTGGTCTTTGAGGGGTGCCCTTTGAATCTTAAGTTCCAAGTCTTTTAAGGACTGCTCAGTATAGGCCCGCATCTCAATGCGCACTTGTGAAAGCTGCTCTTCAAACTCATTCCTTAGAGCCTTTTTAGTGTCTTCGAGCTTCTTCTCAAAAACAGCACACAATGCTTCGTCTCTCAGATTTGCGTCACCCTCGCTCTCACCTGTAACGTGTTCTTCCTTCGCCTGACACATGCTCTGCTCCGAAGACTGTTTGTCTTTGAGTTGGTTCACCAATTCAGTTATGCTCCCCTTCGAGGCCTTCACCGCCACTTGTGATCTGATCTGGCTTCGTACCTGCTGGAAAACAGACTGCACCTTTGACTGCGTCGTCTTGTCTGCAGCGTCACCACATTCATCCACGCTTTCACCATCCGGACCATCCATGTTGAGCCACTCCTCGGGTTCTTGGACACTGATCTGTATCTGAGGGTTCATCTTTGCTGATGGTTCACTCATGTCTATCGTTGCCGCTTTGACATGTTCTCTTTTACGACTATGTGAGTAGTGCTGGCAAGGGAGGGGTCTAAGTGTCTCTGTTTTTCCTGAGAGAGGCTAGATACTCTGGGGATTGGCACTGCCGTTTTGTCTAAAACAGTATGATACATTAAAATATCAAGACAAATCAAACGAACAACCACTAAGAATTTGGTTAGCGCTTTCCTTTACTAAAATATAGATCATATGCTATTAAACAAGTGACCCTTTTGGACATGTAATGACTCCATCCATTGTGTAGTGTTTGCATCCCATGACAGCAGATGGCCTCCAGGT
This portion of the Syngnathus scovelli strain Florida chromosome 3, RoL_Ssco_1.2, whole genome shotgun sequence genome encodes:
- the aplnra gene encoding apelin receptor A, which codes for MEPSTVDYMYVDYDDNETACDFSEWEPSYSLIPVLYMLIFILGLSGNGVVIFTVWRSKSKRRAADVYIGNLALADLTFVVTLPLWAVYTALGYHWPFGVALCKISSYVVLVNMYASVFCLTCLSFDRYLAIVHSLSSSRLRSRATMLASLGAIWLLSGLLALPTLLFRTTVSDQNSNRTTCAMDFSLVTLNQKHEYFWIAGLSLSSSALGFLLPFLAMTIFYCFIGCTVTRHFNNLRKEDQKKKRLLKIITTLVVVFAICWTPFHVLKSMDALSYLNLAPNSCGFLRFLLLAHPYATCLAYVNSCLNPFLYAFFDLRFRSQCLCLFNLKKAMHGHMSSMSSTLSAQTQKSEIQSLATKV